CCCGGAAGCATGCCCGCCGGCACCAGCTTGCCGATGTCCTGGTTGAAGCGCACCACCAGCGCGCCGTTTTCCACGCCAGCCGACTGGATCTGCACATCGCCCAGCATCGCGGTCAGGCGCGGGTCGAGCTTGTAGATCGGCTCCTTGCGCGCGTAATCCTCAAGCCAGGCATTGAGCAACTCACGCGTGTTGGCGTCGAGCTTGCCGCCGTTGGCGGCCGGGCGGAAGTCGTCGATGGTCGGGGATTGCAGGTGGAAGCTCTGGCTTTGCTGGTCGTAGCGTAGCGCGCTGGTCAGCAGGACCTGGCCCAGCGGGGTCGGCGCGCCGCCGCCCGTGGCCATGCTCAGGTCGAACTGCATCTTCAGGCGGTCGCCCGGCGGCAGACTCAGCTTCGGATCGCGTACGGTCATCTTGATCAGCCCGCCCAGCGCCTTGTGCGTCTGCGGGAAGCTGCCGTCCAGGTAGTGCTGCACGTCGGCGGCGCCGACACTGACC
This genomic stretch from Xanthomonas sacchari harbors:
- a CDS encoding DUF1439 domain-containing protein; amino-acid sequence: MIFRKFTLRAAALLAFAVATQAQAEPTIQGRQVSVGAADVQHYLDGSFPQTHKALGGLIKMTVRDPKLSLPPGDRLKMQFDLSMATGGGAPTPLGQVLLTSALRYDQQSQSFHLQSPTIDDFRPAANGGKLDANTRELLNAWLEDYARKEPIYKLDPRLTAMLGDVQIQSAGVENGALVVRFNQDIGKLVPAGMLPGQ